In the genome of Synechococcus sp. CB0101, the window GCTGATCGCGCCCTTCTTCACAGGCTCAGCAAACAAACGCTCGATCGCCATCATCGCCATTTATCTGATCCTTGCCTTCCTGATAGCTCTCGGGCTCGCCATGGCTGGGATTTTGGCAGTTCAGGCACTCATCAGCTGGCTCGTTCCTCAGAGCATCGCCACCAGCGCCTTCGCTGAAATCAGCAGCTTCACGCAGTGGCTGCGGCAAAGCCATATGGATGCACTCACCGCTTCGCTGGCCGGGGCTGCTGCTGTAGCGCTAGCAGCTGCAAGCCGCTCACTACAACGCCCCCAGAAAACGGCCTGGCTCTATGTAATTGGCAGTTTCACTCTGCTACTGCTATTGAATGCAATGCTTGTTGACTTCTCCTATCTTGCCAATCACCTAACCAATGCCTTTACCTCTCGCAATGAAAGCCAGGCCAAAAACATCCTAATCGGACTAGCCCTCATCCTTGGCGGGCTAGTCCCTGTTTTCTATAGCAGCACACTCGTCTCTCGCAATCTAGCAAACTTCTGGCGATCAGTCTCCAGCCAACAATACATTAACAACTACCTTCGCAACAACAGTTTCTTCCGCATCAGCTCGGCAAGCAATACAGCCGATAGGCAAATCGACAACCCAGACCAACGCATCACCCAAGACACCGACGAGTTCACCCAAGAAGCCACTTATCTCTTTTTCGAATTAGTTCGCAGTTTCATCTCAACCGCAAGTTTTTCACTGGTTTTATGGTCAATCAACCCTGTAGCCTTTGGAATCGTGATCGTGTATGCATTAACAGGAACAGCTATTGGAGCGGGCATCGGCAGGAAGCTTTTCAAGCTCAATTACAAACAGCTAGAACTCAATGCAGACTTTCGCTACGCAGTCATTCAGGTACGCGACAATGCTGAATCCATCGCCTTCTACCGCGGCGAAAGCGCTGAACGCACCCGGATGACAGCTGCCCTCGACAGCGCTATTAACAATAAGTATAAACTCATCAAGAACGTCTCCGCTTTTGGCGCTTATCAAGCCACCTACGCCAATCTTCAGATTTTTGTACCCTACATCCTACTCTGGACGACTTACTTCAACGGAGATGTGGAATTTGGAGCGATCAGCCAAACAGCCATAGCCTTCTCATCTGTGATGGGGACCTTTAGCTTCCTGGTTGATAATTTCACCTCCCTAGCAACTCTATCGTCTAACGCTGTTCGACTAGAGGAGCTCTCTGAGGCACTCATCCCGACCGCGCAAATTCAAGGTCCAGGCTCCCAGAGTTCGGACGCCGTAATCGACGTAAAGAAAGCCTGTCTTCATGTTCCGCACACTGATCGGCTCCTGATCAAAGACCTCACCCTCAACGTGAGCCCTCACGATCGCATTTTGCTCGTGGGCTCCTCAGGCACCGGCAAAACCTCACTCCTCCGCATGCTCAGCGGGCTTTGGCATCCATCCGCCGGCTCAAGCCACAGCAAAGGCCTGGATGACGGTGTAATCTTCGTTCCACAAAAGCCCTATCTATTTCGCTGCAGCCTTAAGGAACTGCTCTTCTACCCCCACACCCCACGGGCCATCAGCACCGAGCAGATTGCAGCCACACTCAAGGCTGCGAACCTACCCAACCTGCTCCAGCAACATCCCGATCCCGATGAGGTTGTGGAATGGCAAAAAGTGCTCTCCGTTGGCGAGCAACAGCGCATTGCCTTTGCACGGGTAATGCTGAGCCAAGCGAGCTTCGCACTCCTCGATGAGGCCACCAGCGCCCTCGACACCGCCAATGAGCGAGCCGCCTACCAGCAGCTGCAGCAATCAGGCATGGGATACATCAGCGTTGGCCACCGGCCGTCCCTGCTCGAGCATCACAGCAAAGTGCTCGAGCTTCAAGCCGGTGGACACTGGCGACTGATCGAGGCTGATCAGTATGCCTTCGCCAGTTGAATCAAAGGCGCAGCTCAACTCCCATAGGCCACCTCACAAGCCGCGTTCAACAGCTGCGCCTCGGAGAGATTGTTCGGTGCATAGCCGTTCAGTTCACCATCACGGCAATCGGCATCCATCTGGTAGGTGACACCACCGCGGCTCACCAGAAAACGAATGCCGTTGTCGGTTTCAGCTTGTACCGAACGGTAATTCAGCTGATAGGAGCTATCGGGCACCACGATCGTGGGTGCTTGCGTGCGTTGGGCACTGGTGATCGCCGCAGCGATGATCGAGCCCGCCGCAAGGGCGCCGTAATCCCACGCGGCTGATCGCGACCCCCACCAGCCCCAGCCGCGGTAGGTGGAGCTGTTGTACCAACCCCGGCGGGTATTGCGGTACGAGGAGGGCGCCCAGGTGCGTGGATCACAACCCAGCCCGTTGCAGGGGCGATTCCAATGGTTGTAGCGCTGCACCGGGCTCCAATACTGCTGCTTCCAGCGATTGGGATTGCGACGCCAATAGTCGGGATGTTTGAAGGACGACGTCGACTTGGTACGACTCGACTGGCTGTTACGCCTTTTGTTGGTGTTGTTCTTCTGTTTCGACAGGCCAGGCTCTACAGCCTGTAGGGCCATCACGGCCACCACACACGCCAGCAGACCACGGCGCAACAGCAATGGCATCCTTCACCTTGAGCTCATTCAATGATGCCTGCTAAGGCGCAATGGGCGTCATCGTGCGGGATGATTCGGCACCAGCGGTTTCCGCCGGAATCGTGTCGAGGCTGAAGCGATAGCCCTGCTGCCGCACCGTTTCAATTCCGCCGCCTTCGCCGAGGCCCGCCTGTTCGAGCTTGCGCCGCAACGTGAGCACCTGGGTATCCACCGAGCGGGGCCCGCCGCTGAACGGCGGCCAGGCCATGCGCAACAGCTCGCTGCGGTTGCGCACCACCCCTGGCGGCATCAACAACGCACACAGGAGAGCAAATTCCCTGGGGCTCAGCTCCACCGGCTGATCGCGCAGCGTCACCTGGCGCAGCAGCAAATGCACCTCCAGCGGACCCACACACACCCGCTCCTGCAGGCCGCTGCGGCTGCGGCGCAGCAACGAACGGCTGCGGGCTGCCAATTCCTCCAGGCCGAAGGGCTTGCGCAACACCTCATCGGCGCCGGCGTCGAGCAACGCCACCACAGGCTCCGAGCCCGAGCGCGCCGTGAGCACCATCACCGGGCAGCGCAACTGCGCCGCCAGCTTCAGGGCGGTGGTTTCCTCCAGCAGCTCCGCGGCCACCAACAGATCCGGGGTGAGGTCGTCGCACAGGGCCACGGCCTCGGCGGCGCTGGCCACAGCGGCGGCTAGATAGCCGTCCTGGCGGAGGCGTTGGGCCAAGACGGTGCGCAACGTGGGGTGGGGATCAACCACCAACACAC includes:
- a CDS encoding ABC transporter ATP-binding protein/permease yields the protein MLRSIQNLGRLIAPFFTGSANKRSIAIIAIYLILAFLIALGLAMAGILAVQALISWLVPQSIATSAFAEISSFTQWLRQSHMDALTASLAGAAAVALAAASRSLQRPQKTAWLYVIGSFTLLLLLNAMLVDFSYLANHLTNAFTSRNESQAKNILIGLALILGGLVPVFYSSTLVSRNLANFWRSVSSQQYINNYLRNNSFFRISSASNTADRQIDNPDQRITQDTDEFTQEATYLFFELVRSFISTASFSLVLWSINPVAFGIVIVYALTGTAIGAGIGRKLFKLNYKQLELNADFRYAVIQVRDNAESIAFYRGESAERTRMTAALDSAINNKYKLIKNVSAFGAYQATYANLQIFVPYILLWTTYFNGDVEFGAISQTAIAFSSVMGTFSFLVDNFTSLATLSSNAVRLEELSEALIPTAQIQGPGSQSSDAVIDVKKACLHVPHTDRLLIKDLTLNVSPHDRILLVGSSGTGKTSLLRMLSGLWHPSAGSSHSKGLDDGVIFVPQKPYLFRCSLKELLFYPHTPRAISTEQIAATLKAANLPNLLQQHPDPDEVVEWQKVLSVGEQQRIAFARVMLSQASFALLDEATSALDTANERAAYQQLQQSGMGYISVGHRPSLLEHHSKVLELQAGGHWRLIEADQYAFAS
- a CDS encoding response regulator transcription factor translates to MENQVDSSAAGSTPNGAETTLKRVLVVDPHPTLRTVLAQRLRQDGYLAAAVASAAEAVALCDDLTPDLLVAAELLEETTALKLAAQLRCPVMVLTARSGSEPVVALLDAGADEVLRKPFGLEELAARSRSLLRRSRSGLQERVCVGPLEVHLLLRQVTLRDQPVELSPREFALLCALLMPPGVVRNRSELLRMAWPPFSGGPRSVDTQVLTLRRKLEQAGLGEGGGIETVRQQGYRFSLDTIPAETAGAESSRTMTPIAP